Sequence from the Pristiophorus japonicus isolate sPriJap1 chromosome 10, sPriJap1.hap1, whole genome shotgun sequence genome:
GTGGACGCATTCATTCCATCTCCTCCAAAACTGGTTCTATCCCATTTTAGCCGGTGTCCCGATGTTGATATTGCTGATTCTTTAAAGAGCTAATATTGCTAAGTGAGAAATATAAGGAAGCATTGGAAATAAATACAAACAACCGGATCATAAATCACAGACAGGGTCTTCCCAATATTATTCAGAACTCTTTGAGTAGTTTTATACCTCCTACTCCACCAGTATGCATGCAACTGTTAGAGACTGGAGAAGGAAGTACAACAGGATTGAATAGATCTGAACTGAGCAAAATTAATACAGTTTTTCCTGCTGAACAGAAGTTATTGGCAAGCACAACAAACGGTAAAGATGGTAAGGAAAGCAACAGTGTAAATAGTATGGAAGAACTTTCTGTCAGTCCAAAACTGGAATTTAAAGATAAAGTTGAAGTAGATGTGGCAAAGCAATCTATACAAATGCAATCAGTGGATAAATTTTCAGCCACAAGTAAAGGTTTGCTGAAACTGAATACCCCTTATAAAAAACAAAACTTAAAGAGCAAATGGAGTGACGATTGTCTTGAGGTAGATTGTTCCATAGCATCATCCAGTTATAGGCCAAAATCTATGAAAATCGTGAGTTCTTCAACTTGGACATCAGATCAGAAATTGGCTGATTTGGCAGATAAACCAGTGACTATTGTGGGACTGTCTTTCGGTCCAGCAATAATAGGAGCAAACCTGCCTTCATCCCCCATGACTGTGCAAGAGGAGTTCAACATTTATCTGAAACAAAATATAGGTTCTGTTTTGATGCCACGTCCTGTTCGTTATGCAGATTGTGAAGAAATCTTATCAAAAAATGCAAGAGACTTTGGGAATAATGTATCCTGTTCAGAACAATTGACTGAGGAAACAAACAATCATATTCAGCAAGATGAAGAACATGGATATGTTAAAATAATTGCAGGTGCTATTGTTAAAACCCAGAATGAGGAAGAACAAGTGCAGGTTGATCTATCAGAAATAATTTGTGCACAGCCTTCACCGACAGAACTTTGTGATGCCTTGCAAGAAAGAATAATTATTGCATCTCAAGATCCTTATGATGGAAATTACTTGAGCGTTTCTGCTGAGGAACTCCATTGTGCTTATTATGAAACCCTCAATGAATCATATATTTCCAGAACTCATGTTGTGAAGAAAGAATGCAGGAAAACTTTTCAAAGTCAGTATTCAAATCAAACAAAACCAGATAATACTTTGCGAAAGTCAAAGGCTAAATTTTCCAAGCAAGATTGTCAGAGACCAAGAACATTTAAACATAAAGAAGAAGATGAAAATTCTGAGTTATGCAGCCAAAGCATTCTTTTTGTTAGCCCAACTGAAGAGCTGCAGAACACAGTTATAATGATCTGCGGTTCAGATACAGACCAAAAAGAGAAATCTTACCCTTACTCACATTGTGACAGACCAGAAAGCACAAGGTCATCAAGAAAAACTTCTCACAGTCGTAGACATGATGAAAGATCCTCACGAAGCTCCACGCCCCATAGTCCTGGATGTCAGCAAGATTTTTCACAAGAGGATTCTCCGTTTACAACAAATGAAGACTATGAAGGTACTGTATAGTCTGATGTTTTTGTCAGATGGTAACATTTTGTAAATAAGTATAATTGCCACCAAAACCATATTTATTTTGCCTTAAAAGTTTCTATATGTAAAAATGTAATTAAAGATAAGCATAACTAATTAACCAAAATTGGTATATCTTCTATTTGCTGTGTTAATTTGGATGTATGATGTGGATAGTCTGTTTCACATTGTAAGCATAAACCATCCAACCCGTGGCCACTACCTGTCAGCAGAAAAATGTCAGATGCATATCCTCTCAAAAAGAGTATAGTAAATTCTAATTTAAATAAAATCATTTTATTACTAATAGTTGACAACTGGTCCCAAATTTGCACAGCCTTCTGGTACATTTCTACTGTAACTCTGTAGCTAGATCTTTGCTGGGAATTTCTGGAAGGCCTTTTCTGCGACGGAACCTTCAACTGCCCCAAATGAGGTTGCGTGGTAGGGACTCTACATTGGGAATTCCAATTCTTCCAATCTCAGTAGGACCCCATATAA
This genomic interval carries:
- the LOC139275007 gene encoding uncharacterized protein, with translation MQLLETGEGSTTGLNRSELSKINTVFPAEQKLLASTTNGKDGKESNSVNSMEELSVSPKLEFKDKVEVDVAKQSIQMQSVDKFSATSKGLLKLNTPYKKQNLKSKWSDDCLEVDCSIASSSYRPKSMKIVSSSTWTSDQKLADLADKPVTIVGLSFGPAIIGANLPSSPMTVQEEFNIYLKQNIGSVLMPRPVRYADCEEILSKNARDFGNNVSCSEQLTEETNNHIQQDEEHGYVKIIAGAIVKTQNEEEQVQVDLSEIICAQPSPTELCDALQERIIIASQDPYDGNYLSVSAEELHCAYYETLNESYISRTHVVKKECRKTFQSQYSNQTKPDNTLRKSKAKFSKQDCQRPRTFKHKEEDENSELCSQSILFVSPTEELQNTVIMICGSDTDQKEKSYPYSHCDRPESTRSSRKTSHSRRHDERSSRSSTPHSPGCQQDFSQEDSPFTTNEDYEVYYQSESPLLSHPVH